A genomic segment from Fodinicola acaciae encodes:
- a CDS encoding Lsr2 family DNA-binding protein, with the protein MQVNLDIADAGITVGDKGILLSIADNSGSVLGHLRIGNSAVEWRKGASRAGRGKKIPLQQFLAALEESIEGGGSGSAAPAKRASKATKAAKAAPAPVKRGRGRPRKNAAAPARPAAKRASRRAAAVDTQAVRAWAQAQGLQISTRGRLPGSVLEQYRQANS; encoded by the coding sequence ATGCAGGTCAACCTGGACATCGCAGACGCGGGCATCACTGTTGGCGACAAGGGCATCCTACTGTCCATTGCCGACAACTCCGGTTCGGTGCTCGGCCATTTGCGGATCGGCAACTCCGCGGTGGAATGGCGCAAAGGCGCCAGCCGTGCCGGTCGCGGCAAAAAGATCCCGCTGCAGCAGTTCCTCGCGGCGCTGGAAGAAAGCATCGAGGGCGGCGGCTCCGGTTCGGCAGCGCCGGCCAAGCGGGCCAGCAAAGCCACCAAGGCAGCCAAAGCCGCGCCGGCTCCGGTGAAGCGCGGTCGCGGTCGTCCGCGCAAGAACGCCGCGGCGCCGGCTCGTCCAGCCGCCAAACGCGCTTCCCGTCGCGCCGCCGCGGTCGACACTCAGGCCGTACGGGCCTGGGCTCAGGCGCAGGGCCTGCAGATTTCCACCCGCGGCCGGCTGCCCGGCTCGGTGCTGGAGCAATACCGCCAGGCCAACTCCTAA
- a CDS encoding phage holin family protein gives MVQSLDMRPDPADERSTGELVSQLSSQVSELVRAELKLAQLELAAKAKKLGTGAGLFAGAGVIAFYSFGVLLAAAVLALSLVLPGWAAALIVFGAMMIVAAILVLVGIRLVKRGSPPVPKQAIEGLKTDVGILKNLKERSGP, from the coding sequence ATGGTGCAGTCGCTGGACATGCGACCGGATCCGGCTGACGAACGGAGCACCGGAGAACTGGTGAGCCAGCTCTCCAGCCAGGTGTCGGAGCTGGTCCGCGCCGAACTGAAGCTGGCCCAGCTGGAGCTTGCGGCGAAAGCCAAAAAGCTGGGGACCGGAGCCGGGTTGTTCGCCGGGGCCGGTGTCATCGCCTTCTATTCCTTCGGAGTCCTGCTCGCCGCGGCGGTGCTCGCACTGTCGTTGGTGTTGCCGGGTTGGGCCGCGGCGCTGATCGTCTTCGGTGCGATGATGATCGTCGCCGCCATCCTCGTGCTGGTCGGCATCCGGCTGGTGAAACGAGGCAGCCCGCCGGTGCCGAAGCAGGCGATCGAAGGCCTGAAGACCGATGTCGGCATCCTGAAGAACCTGAAAGAAAGGTCCGGCCCATGA
- a CDS encoding DUF3618 domain-containing protein, which translates to MTSEQVRTETGSTAAPQVTGPVPPTEAELHADIARLRVELGGTVDQLAGRLDVRKQAEAKLAESRERLMEKAPVIGAAIGVGVLAIGALIVLRAGMKRRKKRSS; encoded by the coding sequence ATGACCTCCGAACAGGTGCGGACGGAAACCGGCTCCACCGCCGCGCCTCAGGTGACCGGACCGGTGCCGCCGACCGAGGCCGAGCTGCACGCCGACATCGCGCGGTTGCGGGTCGAGCTGGGCGGCACGGTCGACCAGTTGGCCGGCCGGCTGGACGTACGGAAGCAGGCCGAGGCCAAGCTCGCCGAAAGTCGCGAGCGGCTGATGGAAAAGGCGCCGGTGATCGGCGCGGCCATCGGCGTCGGCGTGCTGGCGATCGGCGCGTTGATCGTGCTGCGCGCCGGAATGAAGCGGCGTAAGAAGAGGTCGTCGTGA
- a CDS encoding DUF4235 domain-containing protein → MKPAALAYKPISIGAGIAGGIVAGVVFRKVWRGLGHEGDRPKATAADSSWSEVLTGAVLEAVIFAVVKTAIDRGSAEIFHRMTGVWPGK, encoded by the coding sequence GTGAAACCGGCGGCGTTGGCGTACAAACCGATCAGCATCGGCGCCGGGATCGCCGGCGGAATCGTGGCCGGGGTGGTTTTCCGGAAGGTGTGGCGGGGACTCGGCCACGAAGGCGACCGGCCGAAGGCGACCGCGGCGGATTCCAGCTGGAGCGAGGTGCTCACCGGCGCGGTGCTGGAGGCGGTGATTTTCGCGGTGGTGAAAACCGCGATCGACCGCGGCAGCGCGGAAATCTTCCACCGGATGACCGGAGTGTGGCCGGGTAAATGA
- a CDS encoding sigma factor-like helix-turn-helix DNA-binding protein, whose translation MAMLVVLETLAPVERAVFVLHEAFGFGYGEIAGMIDRTEHATRQLGYRARQHVRARRPRFTPTTTEHRQITDRFLAATFGGDLAELMTLLAPDVTLWIDAGGTAETVRYPLHGRVAVAEYLAWLKRFWPDGRRAEPAAVNAGPGAVVSVAGKPYLVFALEFAADDGRISAVRAVLNPDKIRRG comes from the coding sequence ATGGCGATGTTGGTCGTGCTGGAAACGCTCGCGCCGGTCGAGCGCGCGGTCTTCGTGTTGCACGAGGCATTCGGCTTCGGCTACGGCGAAATCGCCGGCATGATCGACCGCACCGAACACGCCACCCGGCAGCTCGGCTATCGAGCACGGCAGCACGTACGGGCGCGCCGGCCGCGGTTCACACCGACGACGACCGAACATCGACAGATCACCGATCGGTTTCTGGCGGCCACCTTCGGCGGCGACCTCGCCGAGCTGATGACGTTGCTCGCGCCGGACGTGACGCTGTGGATCGACGCCGGCGGGACCGCGGAAACCGTACGCTATCCGCTGCACGGCCGGGTCGCGGTGGCCGAATACCTGGCCTGGCTGAAGCGGTTCTGGCCGGACGGGCGGCGGGCCGAGCCGGCCGCGGTGAACGCCGGACCCGGCGCGGTCGTTTCGGTCGCAGGAAAGCCCTATCTGGTGTTCGCGTTGGAGTTCGCGGCGGACGATGGCCGGATCAGCGCCGTACGAGCGGTGCTGAATCCGGACAAAATCCGCCGCGGCTGA